From one Humulus lupulus chromosome 8, drHumLupu1.1, whole genome shotgun sequence genomic stretch:
- the LOC133797232 gene encoding uncharacterized protein LOC133797232 produces the protein MTTSVKNNFLPPSLISSLQQVLATRNDGPSHRSHNAPADSTKPPSSSSVSADGDIVKPVVLVTNAEGIDSSGLQFLVEALVLDSRLQVCVCAPRLDGSASGHSVTVRETVSVSSAEISGAVAFEVSGTPVDCVSLALSGALFSWSKPALVISGINRGSSSGQNMLYSGAAAAAREALICGVPSMCIALNWKKDVSCESNIKEAVGVCLPLIHAAVKGVQNGVFPQSCLLNVEIPSCPLANKGFKLTRQSLWKSSLSWQAVSAIKHPSTSHFMSNQQSLGIQLAQLSRDASAAGAARRLNLHRKNVEVESVGVAGKPSSQQNVKKYFRLEFVDKHPDNVDDEDLDIKALENGFVSITPISISPTLQSKNQASVSNWFEGALTRDH, from the exons ATGACGACTTCTGTGAAGAACAATTTCTTGCCACCCAGCTTGATCTCGAGTCTTCAACAAGTTCTAGCCACCAGAAACGACGGACCATCCCACCGATCCCACAACGCCCCCGCCGATTCCACTAAACCTCCCTCTTCTTCTTCGGTTTCCGCCGACGGTGATATTGTTAAGCCGGTGGTTTTGGTTACCAATGCCGAGGGAATAGATTCTTCCGGTCTTCAATTTCTCGTCGAAGCTCTGGTTCTCGATTCTCGCTTACAAGTTTGCGTTTGTGCTCCTCGATT AGATGGATCGGCTTCCGGTCACTCTGTGACAGTTCGTGAAACGGTTTCGGTTTCTTCAGCTGAAATAAGTGGCGCCGTTGCTTTTGAAGTTTCCG GGACACCTGTTGATTGCGTCTCTTTAGCATTGTCGGGAGCATTGTTCTCTTGGTCTAAGCCTGCTCTG GTCATTAGTGGCATAAACAGGGGATCCAGTTCCGGTCAAAACAT GTTATACTCAGGCGCAGCGGCTGCAGCTAGAGAAGCTCTGATTTGTGGAGTACCATCGATGTGCATAGCACTAAATTG GAAGAAGGATGTAAGCTGTGAGAGTAATATAAAAGAAGCAGTTGGTGTTTGTTTACCATTGATACATGCAGCTGTAAAAGGTGTTCAGAACGGGGTTTTCCCCCAAAGCTGCCTACTAAATGTCGAGATTCCTAGTTGCCCATTAGCAAACAAG GGTTTCAAATTAACGAGGCAGAGTCTGTGGAAGTCCTCTCTGAGTTGGCAAGCTGTCTCAGCAATCAAACATCCTTCTACTAGCCATTTTATGTCTAATCAGCAAAGCCTTGGTATTCAGTTAGCACAGTTGAGCCGTGATGCTTCTGCAGCT GGCGCAGCTAGACGCTTGAACTTGCATCGAAAGAATGTAGAGGTTGAATCCGTTGGGGTTGCTGGAAAGCCAAGCTCCCAACAAAATGTCAAAAAATATTTTCGTTTAGAG TTTGTGGATAAGCATCCAGACAATGTTGATGACGAGGATCTGGATATTAAAGCACTTGAGAATGGATTT GTTTCAATTACTCCTATATCAATATCTCCAACTCTTCAATCCAAAAATCAAGCATCAGTATCAAACTGGTTTGAGGGTGCACTTACTAGAGATCATTAA